A segment of the Ipomoea triloba cultivar NCNSP0323 chromosome 1, ASM357664v1 genome:
TAAATGGTGAAAATAATTCTTCTGCATCAACATCGATGGGATTTCCATGGGCTTTCTCAAATTCATGCAGTGAGGCAAAAGCATTCTGTAACTGACCCATCGAAGCATGGGCATAGATCTTAGCAAGGTAAGCTTCAGGATTAGGACTCCTTGTCTGGCGTAGTGAGCGCTTAAGGATTTCCCAAGCACCATTCAGGAGTTTAGAAGAATAGTTTCTACCGGCAGTTCCAAGTGCAGCCACAAGCAGTCCTTCATCTACAGAAAGTAAAACAGGGGGCCTCACATTTTGCCCTCTAACAATCCATTTCACAAAGAAGTCCAAGGCAGAAAAGGTGAGTTCACTGTTATCTTCCTTTATTGCATGATCTGCCAATACGTTGCATAAGTTCCAAGATGGAACTACCTTCTTGTTCTGATCAGATTTCTGAAAATACCCACAATTAAAGTGTCATCTTAAAATTAGTCAGTTATCCAACAGCTTAATGCGCTTAGAATGATATGTAAAGCAAGTGTACCTTGCATTTCTCTATTATTGATAACAATGTATCCAGCCTATTGTTATCAAGACATCTCCTTATGCACTGATTGAATACATTTGATGACATAGTGTACCCAGATGTTAAGACAAAATCAACAAACTTAAAGGCAGCATCAGTCTGGTTTGCTTTAAAAAGCAAGCCAATAACCAAGTCATATGACTCATCATCCGGCAAAGAATCTTTATTCTCTTTCCCAACGTCAAGCATCCTAGTATGCATAATAAAACAAGCATCCATCAAAAAGCAACAAtatgaaacaaataaaattatagcaTGCAAGCAGGAAAAACTATTGGAACCATTTTTTTCTCATTGGCCTTTTGTTTAGACAGCTACCTAACCAAGGTAGGTAGCTAAAACATACCTTAATTTGGGAGAAAGACAACTCCTCCATCCACCAACACACAAAGGAAGAATAAATAATCTATACATtgttttacatttaaaaaaaaaaaataccatatAAAACGAGCATAGAAACAAGTAGACAACTGAGCATCACAGATCCAAAAAACTGCCATTCCTAACCTCTTACTACCAGATTTATCATATTTGATAAGGGCAACTTGCCCAAAAAAGAGAAAGCTTTCatcataaataaacaaaaaagaataagGAAATATATAAGAAAGCTGTCATCATAGCAGCCATTTTCCCTCAATTAACTTGAAAATGGGGTTTGCTGATGATAAGGAAAGACTTTAGAGAACTGAATGCAAGGCTGCTAGATGCAGACCTGCATGCCCTATCAACAGTAACATATTTAGGAGACAGTACTATGATATTTATTCTTAATGCATCTTAACACTTTGATAATGTATCAAATATTGCCATACAGGCATTTCTGAAAggaataacatatatatacattcataaCTACAACATTGTTTTCCAACTTAACTAGGTGGGGAAAAGGTGTTTTCCAACATTGTTTGCAGTCACTGATAACTTCTTAATTGATCAACCCCCCTCTCAAATTTTCAGGATATAATTTAGACTTCGGcccattaaaatttaacatgcaATTTTTAAAGTGAATAATTGATCATCTAAAAATACGATATAGACGCATTATAATCTAACGCCACAAACTCACAAAACTAGATATACAGAAATCGTTTTTTAAAATAGCATTTTAGCGGAAGGTACTAAACTTCTTGTGATACGAACCATTCTATCAACTTTTGAGCCGCTTCGACAAAAATCATAGGCTCGCCCGACTGGTACATAGCTTTCAAGATCAAATTCTGAGATGCGGTATTGGGAACAAGTCCAAAATCCTCCATGTGCTGCACTAAGCTCATCAATTCATCTACCGGAACACCGAGCATCAGATTGGCCCTCAAATAGTGGTTGTATAAGTTCGCGTCAGGCTTGTTGGGTTTCCCATTTTTGTCCAACGACTTGATCCAGAACTCGAACAGCTGCTTTACGTCCAGCCACCGCGACTCCGTCATCCAATTgctgaagtaatccttcaaacCTTGAGCGTCCAGCGTCTGCGACAGGGCTTGAACGCGAGACGACTGCGGCTGCTGCATTAGACTCAGCGGAACGAGGTGAGAGCCCGACGACGCAGAAGCGAGCCAATTGTTCGTGTACATTTGGCTGCCGGCGACCGGGTTTGGCGGAAGCGGAGTAGCACCCTGCGTTGGAAGCGCCGGTGACGGAGCCTCCGCCAGCTGAGCTTCCTGCGAGAGAAATGAGACGGCGGTGATGCATCTGTGGCCGGGCGATATCGTTCTGATCAACGGCCGCGACCGCGTTAGGATCGACATTGATGCCATTTCTTCCAAATCCTTACTGTGGCTCTACGATGTATACATACACGGTCAGTGTATGTATCTATTACGGATAGTGAAGTTAGCTGGCTGGTGCTGTGCTAGGGTTTTCGCAAAAATGGGATTCGATCATTTCTCAGTTGAGGTTTTGGAGGAACATGGTTACTATCTGCGAATATAAatataagggtaaaataggaataGCACATGCTACTATAATGCTATTGGGCTTCATCAATGTAGTAGTACGGGCTTTGTCCAGTGACGGAATCTGAACACATGAAACAGATAAGCCCATCATGGATTTATGGGACAAcaccaatagttataccatggtcATGGATTTGGTTCCgttttcaaaatacacaatttaaatattaaatatttataatttatatactgaatattcacaattgtatataaattatgtattttggacaccttgcaaagtggattcGCGTCCACTTAATAATTTGTCAAGACAACATCAATCTAGTTGATTGAACAATTAGAATGTGTTTGGAaactcataaaaatatttttcagagtTTCCAGTATTTAGCAGGGGAAAAGAATTAGAGTCAATGAAAATGATTTCCTTTCAAAGGGAAAACATGACTaaatttctagaaaatgacttcccttttTTTTGAGAAGTCATTTTTAAGGTTTTAACTTGCACAACCTTCTCCATCTCCTCCTTGACGATTTCTGGCTGTGGGATGAAAACCCACAACTGGAAACATGATTTTTGCATGAAAACCCACACTAGTTTTTGTCGATAACCAGAAATCTAATTTCCATCGGAAACCCGATGACGGAAACCATGTATTTTTAGTTTCAGTTTGGAaagtagctttttttttttaatatgaaccattgttcattttaaaaattatatataaataacactgatttttaatacaattttgcTCATTGTCtataaaatgaaccaaacacttaAAAGACAGTTCTCATAAAtgcaaccaaacaatgaaaagaaaaatattttttaaaaaataactcattttttaaaaatcattttcctggtCTCCAAACACATTCATTGTTTtgtaatcacaaaattttaaattcaacttCATGTGAAAGTTGTCTAGTAATCTTATTAATTTGAGTTGATTAGTTATGGACAACTTAAGCTAGTTTGTCTTTTGTAATCCATTATCGACTataattacaaggttagtatTACCAAAGTACACATTCATAAAGCGATTATAGATCttttctataaataaaaaataagctcaatgtttttctttttaaaaaaaataatttctttaatacttttttttatgaTACTTTAGAGTTAATGAACTATGCAACTTTTTGTTTGGGTTATTTTAATTGGGTCTAACTCCATGGTCCATTTCATGCAATGCCTTGTGATAAAATTGGACAACCTAATGAAAACCCCAATCAActataaagaaagaaaaattataacCACCTTAAAGAAATGTCAAGCAATTGGGCAACTTCGTCTAGCTGAGTTGGGTTGACCAATCACTTTAAAATCTTGTTTTAATGACAGTATTAATCAATCATAGGAGATAAAGATTCATtgaatacatattatatatgcatggaTGAAAACCTAGTGACAGATGGAACGACTAGCGATTTATCTCTTCCAGCGACTCTTAATTAGTAGaagttataagaaaaaaaaaaggcagtgTTCACCATATTAGTTCACATATTTTCCCCCATTTATTGCAAGTTTGCAACTCAACAAGTTTATCAtattgtataaatataaattattggcACATGAATAGCGACACTTATAATATTCATAACTTTAACATATTTGAATTAATATACAAAGAAGTCTTTagttgattattatttattatatctaGCTCTTatcatttcatttatatttctttaatcaaatcattaagttaataaatgaGTGCAAATCTTTAAAACCATCGAATTCAAAACTCAATGTTTTCAATAACTTAAGTTCTAAATAAGTTATCACATTCATTTACAATGATAAATTATTACAATATGAAAGTGATGACTCCCCACGAATGTATATATGCTAAAACTTAGTTTCTTATGTATATCATTTGAAtgtccaaattaaataaatgtgaTGGCCGAAATAATTAAACCTAAATTGAAACATAAAGGAACAAGTTTAAATTGTAGGAGATTGTGCGAATAGAAAACAGAGAGTAATATGATGACTAGTACGAGATAGAAGAAATTCATCAAATTGTCTTTTTGAATCATTTATTATTAACCTTTTTTATACCTAATAATGGATGTTGTGTGAAAGGTTAAAAAGCCCCAAAAAAGTCTTATCATAACTAATAGTACCTTTTAGTCACGGTTGTAATGATTTCTAAGATGCATTTGTAAAAGTGTAAAACATATAAGAAACAGACATCAACCACTAAACCTTTTTGGACACATCCAAACAAGGATTAACATTATTCAAGCCTAATACCCTTTCCGGCCTCGCTATCCAACCATTCATCATATAAAGAGGTAGGTAATAACATtatttgagccggtcagctatagGTAACTTAGGGTGGTTTACCttattgtggtcctttgccggctaggtcacagggcgagggtttactcactaCTCACACAATCAAGAGTgaggtttacctcgttaattcaaaaaaaaaaaaaaaaaaaagaggtagGTAATAATATAGAAGCACTTGGGAGTACTATAGCGGTAGACCCTTCAGTTTAGAATTCAAACTTATATAAAGAGACATGTATCACTCAACCATTTTAtacttattaataatttttttttttaaatcatgatATGTGTGATATAAATTATTGTAGGTTTGGTTGGtaagaatataaattttttgaagCTTCACttcttcaaatttgaaattttaaatttttaatggtTCGATTGATGggagattaaattatttagattttcaatttttcataattgacGAAAATGAATTCAAAAGTTCCATTAGGATTGATTATTTTCAGTAATTTTtccatcaaccaaacaatgaattATGAATTCTAACTTTACTCATTTATGTAAGATTTAAATTTCATTCCTTAAAAAttctttttcataaatcaaacaaACTCTTAAATCATTGAGATTTTCAACCACCCACGTTAGAATTTCTATGAAAAATAAATCTGATGAGAGAATTCATTGTctatacaaatacaaatacaacAATCAAAgtgtaaatacataaatataacatcTTCTCATCAGATCACATTATCATCCCTAATAACAATCTCAAAacttctctaaaaaaaaaaaaaaaaaaaaaaaaaattNNNNNNNNNNNNNNNNNNNNNNNNNNNNNNNNNNNNNNNNNNNNNNNNNNNNNNNNNNNNNNNNNNNNNNNNNNNNNNNNNNNNNNNNNNNNNNNNNNNNNNNNNNNNNNNNNNNNNNNNNNNNNNNNNNNaaaaaaaaaaaaaaaaaaaaaaaaaatctcaaaacaTGGGGGTGTGTGAACAGTTGATCCACATGCAATGGATTCCATAATCATGATGATTATGTGATAATTAAGGTAGGCGAGGATTGGGTGAGTGATGGGTAGGTCCCTCATTTGGCTTTGCATTATCATAAAAGCCTAGTGGAAAGGAATATATGCATTCCAAACGCGTAATACAAAAAGCCAGTAAAATTCAATTATCTTTTATAGCATTCTTTTCTCAGCATTAACTAGTTACTTCAGTATTTTTTTCTAATGGTCGTGAATATACAactataatacggagtataatttaatatttttcttctagTATATGATGAATTAATTTCCATGGCGGTGCAACGTAACCTTTCAAAAACAAGGGGAATCATGGCATCAATCAAAGGATTCGAAGCAGGCTGTGTCTCCTACTGGCAAAACCTCTTTTTTAGTATACTTTTTTGGGGTACTTTGTTCAAACATTATGTCATCACcttctaattatatataaaataaaattattgcaagtgttattattttgaattgataATTGTATTTCCGGGGTGGAGATTAGATAAGAATTTTCCGACTAGGAGGCCTACGTGGGGGCGCCGGGGCGGTGCTACTAGGCTAGTCCAATCAAAGGTGAGGAGTGAGGAGAGAATtgtgatttttgttttaatatatacattaaaattaaagatCATTTTTGGACCATGTATTTCAATTCGAGCATGCACTTGCTTTTGGtttgtctttaattttagaGTCAGGGTTGTGGTACATACAATAATATAGTTTATcattgtttttatgttttattcGTATGGGTGATCACAGTCAATTTGGTGGCTAGATGCTCCATACAAGCTTAAGGttgcttaattatattgttttgcAATAACTCAGTGCACGCACAAGGGATTTACATACCTACAATGTTAAATAATGCACAATCTCTACACTATCGCTGTTGAGTTTCGAACATTAAGTTCTTCTCTCAAATACGGTCTACTAAACCACTAAGCTAAGCCGGTGcaaaaactttcttcttttcttcttttatttctttattttccatCATTTTGTTAATGTTAATCTAAACACTCCAATCATATGTATATAAGAGTAAGCTAAGGGCGGAAACAATAATGTACATAATAAATAAGAGGCTCGACGCTTTTAAAACTAAGAATGAATTAAATTCAAACTGTTTTTCCTTTATAGTAACTAGTTAGGGTTGAATTCAAATAGTTACAATTAGGATGATGATATGTGCCCTCTGTGACTTTGTACATGCGATATGATCTGTCATGATAAATTAATAATAGCTCAACACAGAGTTTGACGATTGTAGCTATCTGTAACATCATCTTAACCATTATTGAGGATGATAAGTGGGTTTGGCCGAACTTCTAACTTAATCAACTATTTCTTTTAACTTAGAATTTGTTATTTCCAAGTTGATTAAATTGGATTCGAAATCAATCCCCGGAACTTCAAGGTCCATGCTAGCTAATTACCCCAACAACGCCATTACATGTATACAACTAAAAGTGAGACTaattctaattaatttataatccAACTCAGTATTAAAGGAAGGTTTTATTCTCCTCAATGCAAAGTGCACATAAATGTAGGTTATTACAACAGTTGGTCAATTTATAATTGCCTCAAAAAGTAAGGAGGATCGAAGAATAATTAGCACGAATAAagcatcactctagcatgacttttcttgatttattattattattattattgttattattattattattattatcattataatttcttttatttttccaatttacttttttgggtgacaagaaTAGTGTGCCTTAAGTAAATCATGCTCTTATGTTTTCCATTTTACTTTGTTATGTTTATCACCATGGGATGGTATGCACATATAgaataaattgaacaaaatgaatttaaacggaaaaatgtttaaaattattttataggtttgagaaaaaaaaatcaaaatgccACATTAAAATTGAGTGAAAATTTTTTCAGTTTTGAGTAAATTTTACGTTTACTTTTCAGCTGGGGATGATTACTTCATTGAAATGAAAAAACTATGATCCGTCAAGTGTAGAGCATGAAGGTCATAGATTTGTGGTGGATTCATCAATTGAATGCAGGTAGACGACAGCATTATATTGTATTGTTGCCAACTTACAGTGACAGCACAACCATATATATAGCCAAAACAAACCTCAGCTCCTTAAGTCCTTTAATTTGTGGCCTGCTAGCTGCTGTTCTTATCATGCACAtcttatatatatcaattcCGGCCTCTACACCAATTACATAGGGtccaaatcaaaataatatttgtctcACAATCACAAAATATCGAAAGTTATATATGAATTATGCACGAATACCAGTTTGAGTCCATGTTTGttctatattactatattaattAGGTGCAAATTGAAAACCTAGGTTCTAGTTCCAGTTTGCAAATTATAGGAACCAAAATTGGGTTacaaaccattttttttaaaaagggtttgattattattgtttttgtttagtTATGTGAGTTTTGGttcttattgattttttttttttttttgggtttcaagACTGCTCTATAGTCGTCCATACCCAATATAATATCAAGGGACAAGGATTGAACTAATTAACCTTTGATTAAGGATGGATGAGTTTATTGTCACTTAACCACAcccatattttaattattttttttttgtaaacacACCCATGTTATTCTTATTGAAATTTCAATGAAATACGTAAACAACTTAAATTTAGTAAAAGTAATTGtaaacagaaaaaataaataaatattattgtcGTTACATTTGTTATTGTTTaacttaaaatttcattttaaaattttttaagagttttttcTAACTCTTAAAAAGTTGAATTTCAATAGTTTTAACAATAGATATAGAATGTTGCAGAAACCAccccaaagaaaaaaaagaaaaaaaaaaaaaagaaaagaagaagatcaaACTAATAGTTAAAATCGGAACTAAACTTTTCATAAATGGTTTTGATTCCTCTAATATAAGAATCGTGAACCACTTGGTCAGAACCAAAACAAAATTGAGGTCACATTTATATGTATCATTAACACAAGGATATATGATCGAGcaatttacttctttttttcttcattttcatctaATGAAAAAACCATGTTAAGTTATCTCAAAAGAGGtgattttttagtttaattattatcaacACTTTTTTGGAGGAGGGGGAGcaaaagaaaatttgaaaaaataaaataaaatgaagggTTTTAGATTAACGCGCCAAACAAGTGTGCGGAGTGCATGCACCCAGCTGAACGCTAGTTTTGCACCTCACTTGAGACAggctttgtcttttttttttttttttaggtttcaCTATAAAGACAAAAATCAGATCCTTATGTAATGAAAAATCACTCCCCCTATTGTTGAAAAACTATCTTCAAATATTTAAGCattgaaaaatgacttaaaaTCTATTTTGTGGATGTCCGTATACAGGTATATTTAGCATTTTCCGACGTGAATGTAACAATGTACCGAAATCTATACATTATGCGTATACATAAGTAAACACTACACATGTTAGACATGTGTTTAACATTACGAATTTCATGAAGTACGTACTTACGTGTCAAACATACCTACAAGATACATCTATAGGTCGGTGGCTTTTACTTTTCTCATTTcttttctctattttatttgaactgaggcttgagacttgagagttagCTTAACCGGGGTTAGAATCCGACCATAGGTACGAGTTTATGACCGTTTAGCGTAACAATGCCACTGACACGTATAGTACAGCAAAAATACTATCAAAATACCATTACACAACAAAAGATTTAGCATTCAGATGCTCTCTCGCTCACTTTCCAAAAGCACTCCACAATTCTTTTCCTACGTATATAAACCCCAACCCATAATTGAAAAATCTCGAATACACCTAGTCAGTTACTGTACTACGACCCTCACCCTATAACCCTACACCATCGCTCTCAATCTTCTTTCTCTCCAGAATTCTCCATTCCCGCAGATACCcacttctttctctctctagctaATCTTGAAGTATCCTATCAGTTCTGTAATACCCAAAATCCCAGCTGAAAGATCTTGAAGAATCATGGCGGTTCTTGTGCTCTTTTCAGTACTTTTCATGGCCTTGGCTGGGCATTcgagtatgattttttttttctagcatGGGTTTTCATTTTTTAGTGTTGAAGTAGTTAATAGTTGGATCTTTGAGGTTGTATGAGCTGATCTGTTGAGgggtttttgtgtgtttttttttttttaaataaaaaaaattgtgtaggTGCTGCTTACTGTGTGTGCAAAGATGGGGTGAGTGATGCTCAGCTTCAGAAGAGCATAGATTATGCTTGTGGAAATGGAGCTGATTGTTCTGCTATCCTTCAAAATGGTGTTTGTTATAACCCCAACACTGTGAAAGATCACTGCAGCTATGCTGTCAATAGCTATTATCAGAAGAAGGCTTCATCTGGAGCAACCTGTGAATTTTCTGGCACTGCAACTCTCACTGCTAATCTACCCTGTAAGTAAAACACTTATCTTTTCTTTCACCCAATATTTTTACCCTCTCTGCCCTAAACTTTTTCCTTTTATTGATTGGCATAAACTTATTAATGTTTTTCCCtatccaccaaaaaaaaaattaatgtttttcccttttttttttttttcttgtttttgctGTGTGCAGCTCAACCTTCTGGATCTTGTGTTTATCCCTCAAGCGCTGGGTCTGTATTCTTGTCCTTTGGATCTGTGTGATTATATACTTTACATCTTGCAATTATTcagtaatttctatttttctcTGTGAAAATTATCTCTCCCTGAAGCCTTGTTGGGATTCAGAACTGAACCAATtcctattattttagatttttgaaaggaaaaactaaAGTTTTTCTAAGAAAGATTCTTGCTTTACCCTAAAGATTAAGTATCAGATTCAATGGAAATGATCTTCCTTTTTAACTTGAGTCAGTACAAATACTTTCTTGGTTGGTTAAAATTGGATTTTAAAGGAGTTTTGGTGAGAAAAGACACTGCTAAAATAAACTGCAATTATCGCCCGGAGTATTTGATACACTTTTGATGCACTTTCCAGATAAAGGGTGGGGATTTTTTCTGCAAATCAATGTTGATCTCAGTcttccttttaaaaatttttgcaATGGCCATTCTAGTAAATATTCGGCCACAATTATTCATCAGTTGTGTGCATGTGAGCTGGCCTGGTGTT
Coding sequences within it:
- the LOC116033623 gene encoding pentatricopeptide repeat-containing protein At1g26460, mitochondrial — its product is MASMSILTRSRPLIRTISPGHRCITAVSFLSQEAQLAEAPSPALPTQGATPLPPNPVAGSQMYTNNWLASASSGSHLVPLSLMQQPQSSRVQALSQTLDAQGLKDYFSNWMTESRWLDVKQLFEFWIKSLDKNGKPNKPDANLYNHYLRANLMLGVPVDELMSLVQHMEDFGLVPNTASQNLILKAMYQSGEPMIFVEAAQKLIEWMLDVGKENKDSLPDDESYDLVIGLLFKANQTDAAFKFVDFVLTSGYTMSSNVFNQCIRRCLDNNRLDTLLSIIEKCKKSDQNKKVVPSWNLCNVLADHAIKEDNSELTFSALDFFVKWIVRGQNVRPPVLLSVDEGLLVAALGTAGRNYSSKLLNGAWEILKRSLRQTRSPNPEAYLAKIYAHASMGQLQNAFASLHEFEKAHGNPIDVDAEELFSPFTTLNPLVLACCRNGFSTLDTVYYQLENLSRAEIPYKSVAALNCIILGCANIWDIDRAYQTFAAIEASFGLTPNIHSYNALIHAFGKLGKRDEATKVYDHLTGLGLKPNATTYSLLVDAHLIKRDPKAAISVIDDMVKAEYIPTKEMLKKIRRRCTREMDYEADDKVESLAKQFQIRMGSETRRALLFGLQYSSIEYA
- the LOC116033686 gene encoding PLASMODESMATA CALLOSE-BINDING PROTEIN 3-like is translated as MAVLVLFSVLFMALAGHSSAAYCVCKDGVSDAQLQKSIDYACGNGADCSAILQNGVCYNPNTVKDHCSYAVNSYYQKKASSGATCEFSGTATLTANLPSQPSGSCVYPSSAGAAGGSTSPTTNPLTPPTTGTPSTGTGTGTGTGTGTGTGTGTGTGIGTGTTPTFGLGPTAGTGITPDGSAAVFPSKSAILLGLVVVFLSLVRPLRV